From Magnolia sinica isolate HGM2019 chromosome 13, MsV1, whole genome shotgun sequence, one genomic window encodes:
- the LOC131222396 gene encoding G-type lectin S-receptor-like serine/threonine-protein kinase LECRK3, translated as MVAALSHLLFFFPLVLPLSATAQIDHNVSLGSSLSAGGQNSSWISPSGDFAFGFYHLTNRNLFLLAIWFDKIPEKTMVWFANRDNPVQQGSTVQLTEDGQLVLKDHEGQLIWEPKFINGSVSYAAMLNTGNFILSSSDSVDRWGSFDDPTDTILPTQVLNFGGKLSPRLTETNYSIGMFELRFLPDGNLVLNRLSLPTGNAYEGYYSIKNLSGYQVIFNQSGYIYILRRNQSILNLTPTNLVLTEDFYYRATLDIDGTFRQYKYPKAGTSNGSGGEGWSVVWFVPENICTAVIFNISSGVCGFNSYCSLGNDGWGICQCPYGFSFFDQSNKFKGCKPYDDVQACKLDPSRQRDLFELREMGDTAFPGNNYERMEPMSENECRDACLDDCRCTVGYFRDRTCWKKKLPLLNGRMDRSTGGKSLIKVLKDNSSQLLLPPERKEKDQGTTIFVGSMLLGSSMFLNFTLLAISLFVLSRYHKRSQKVQRNSNMLRSNLRSFTYRELEEATDGFKEEVGRGAFGTVYKGIMQLDSMVTSVAVKKLERVIEEGEKELKTEVGAIGQTHHKNLVQLLGFCEEGPHRYLVYEFMSNGSLASLLFGTSKPNWNQRLKIVFGIARGLRYLHEECSSQIIHCDIKPQNTLLDDNLMAKISDFGLVKLLRTDQTRTSTGFRGTRGYVAPEWYKNIPITSKVDVYSFGIMLLEIVCCRKNVELVVGNEERAVLTDWAYGCYRKGRLEMLVMDDQDAMEDMRRVEMLVKLGIWCIQEEPSLRPCMKKVTQILEGEVEVSVPPHPSSFISSLG; from the coding sequence ATGGTTGCTGCTCTTTctcatcttctcttcttcttccctctggTTCTTCCACTCTCTGCCACAGCCCAAATTGACCACAATGTAAGCTTGGGATCGTCTCTCTCTGCAGGCGGCCAAAACTCTTCCTGGATCTCGCCCTCTGGAGACTTCGCTTTCGGATTCTATCATCTCACCAACAGAAATCTCTTCTTGCTAGCAATCTGGTTCGACAAAATACCGGAAAAGACTATGGTCTGGTTCGCTAACAGAGATAATCCAGTGCAACAAGGATCGACGGTCCAGCTCACAGAAGATGGACAGCTCGTGCTCAAGGACCATGAAGGCCAACTGATATGGGAACCCAAATTCATAAATGGTAGTGTCTCTTATGCTGCCATGCTCAACACTGGCAACTTCATTCTATCAAGCAGTGATTCCGTCGATAGATGGGGAAGCTTCGACGATCCGACCGACACCATCTTGCCGACACAGGTGTTGAATTTCGGTGGCAAGCTTTCTCCTCGTCTGACAGAGACCAACTACTCAATTGGAATGTTCGAGCTCCGTTTTTTGCCCGATGGTAATCTCGTTCTCAATCGCTTATCACTCCCAACTGGAAATGCTTACGAAGGTTATTATTCGATCAAAAATCTGTCGGGTTATCAGGTGATCTTCAATCAATCGGGCTACATTTACATTCTACGTAGGAATCAAAGCATACTAAATCTCACGCCTACGAACCTTGTTTTAACGGAAGACTTCTACTATAGGGCGACACTTGATATAGATGGAACATTCAGGCAGTATAAATACCCAAAGGCCGGCACAAGCAATGGGAGTGGGGGAGAGGGATGGTCCGTCGTGTGGTTCGTTCCTGAGAACATCTGCACGGCCGTCATATTCAACATAAGCAGTGGTGTTTGTGGATTTAACAGCTATTGCAGCCTCGGCAATGATGGATGGGGCATTTGCCAGTGTCCGTATGGGTTTTCCTTCTTCGAtcagagtaacaaattcaaaggttGCAAGCCGTATGATGATGTACAAGCTTGCAAGCTTGATCCGTCAAGGCAGAGGGATCTGTTTGAACTAAGGGAGATGGGGGATACTGCTTTTCCTGGGAATAACTACGAAAGGATGGAACCCATGAGTGAGAATGAATGTAGAGATGCTTGCTTGGATGATTGTCGCTGTACGGTTGGCTACTTCAGGGACAGGACCTGTTGGAAGAAGAAGCTTCCTCTGTTGAATGGGAGGATGGATAGGAGTACAGGTGGAAAATCTCTCATTAAAGTATTGAAAGATAATTCTTCGcagcttcttcttcctccagaacGGAAGGAGAAAGATCAAGGGACGACAATCTTCGTCGGATCGATGCTTCTAGGCAGCTCCATGTTTCTCAATTTCACATTATTAGCGATCTCTCTGTTTGTTTTATCCAGATACCATAAGAGATCGCAGAAAGTTCAACGGAATTCGAATATGCTGCGATCAAATTTGCGGTCTTTTACTTACAGAGAGTTGGAAGAGGCGACAGATGGGTTCAAGGAAGAGGTGGGTAGGGGCGCTTTCGGCACAGTTTATAAAGGAATCATGCAATTAGATTCCATGGTTACTTCCGTTGCGGTCAAGAAGCTCGAGAGAGTTATAGAAGAGGGCGAGAAGGAATTGAAGACGGAAGTGGGAGCGATCGGCCAGACCCATCATAAGAATCTAGTCCAATTGCTTGGATTCTGTGAAGAGGGCCCCCACCGTTATCTGGTGTATGAGTTCATGAGCAATGGGTCCTTAGCAAGCTTGCTCTTTGGGACTTCAAAACCCAACTGGAATCAACGGTTGAAGATTGTGTTCGGGATTGCTAGAGGGCTCAGGTACTTACACGAAGAGTGCAGCTCCCAGATTATACATTGCGATATAAAGCCTCAAAACACACTTCTAGATGATAATCTAATGGCCAAGATTTCTGATTTTGGATTGGTAAAGTTATTGAGGACAGACCAGACCCGAACAAGCACAGGCTTCCGAGGCACCAGAGGTTATGTTGCACCGGAATGGTACAAGAACATACCAATCACGTCCAAGGTCGACGTGTACAGCTTCGGTATAATGCTGTTGGAGATTGTTTGTTGCAGGAAGAATGTCGAATTGGTGGTGGGGAATGAGGAGAGAGCGGTCTTGACGGATTGGGCCTATGGATGCTATAGAAAGGGGAGATTGGAAATGTTAGTGATGGACGACCAAGATGCAATGGAGGACATGAGGAGGGTGGAGATGCTGGTGAAGCTGGGGATTTGGTGCATACAAGAAGAGCCATCGCTGAGGCCTTGTATGAAGAAGGTGACACAGATACTTGAAGGTGAAGTTGAAGTTTCAGTCCCCCCTCACCCTTCCTCTTTCATTAGTTCACTTGGTTGA
- the LOC131223954 gene encoding G-type lectin S-receptor-like serine/threonine-protein kinase LECRK3, translating to MRIRGVSHLLHLLLLFLPFSAIAQTHSNISLGSSLSNLDENMSWRSPSGEFAFGFHLLPEKNLFLLAIWFDQIPEKTIVWSANGDNLVQKGSRVELTTNGRLVLNDHQGEEIWWTESNNGGIVVSAAMLDTGNFVLMSMDSIVWASFDNPTDNILPTQILGLDKNLTSRLIETDYSRGRFLFNLQSDGNFVFYPIALPTEYRYSPYWASNTYERGSQLVFNSSGRIYIKLRDGGSQDLAPANEVPTMEFYQRATFDFDGVFRQYLRPKTQFSDGRWAMSWSVAWFLPSDMCFIEFGILGSGACGLNSYCKMDENQRPSCHCPPGYSFLDPNNKYKGCEQDFRLQNCSQESQDRSKEEPQYQMIEMLNTDWKQSDYEKYSHVNEDQCREFCLNDCLCMAAAFRDGDCLKKSVPLSNGKMDPRIGVKILVKVSKNISTLPPPSVDTGKKDRSTLILVGSVLLGSSVFLNFMFFLAILLLCFILQGRKLREVKQDSTMLGKNLQSFSYKELKEATGEFKEELGRGAFGTVYKGSLVVDDSTSSVAVKKLEKVVEEGEKEFMTEVIAIGQTHHKNLVQLLGFCDEGPHRLLVYEFMSNGSLSSFLFGGLKPKWNLRMQIALGIARGLMYLHEECSTQIIHCDIKPSNILLDDCLTARISDFGLAKLLKTDQTRTSTGIRGTRGYVAREWFMNMPITSKVDVYSFGIVLLEIICCRKNVESKLGNEEEEILADWVYDCYREERLNLLVESEEDAMVDKQKLERLVKVAIWCIQEEQSLRPSMTKVTQMLEGAVAVSVPPDPSSSIG from the coding sequence ATGAGAATCCGAGGGGTTTCTCATCTTCTCCATCTTTTGCTTCTGTTTCTCCCTTTTTCTGCCATCGCTCAAACTCACTCTAACATAAGCTTAGGTTCTTCTCTTTCTAATCTCGATGAAAACATGTCATGGCGTTCACCTTCCGGCGAATTCGCCTTCGGATTTCATCTCCTCCCAGAAAAAAATCTCTTCTTGCTCGCAATCTGGTTTGACCAAATACCAGAAAAAACGATAGTTTGGTCGGCGAACGGAGACAACCTGGTGCAGAAAGGATCGAGAGTCGAGCTAACGACCAACGGCCGGCTCGTTCTCAACGATCATCAAGGCGAAGAGATATGGTGGACCGAGTCCAACAATGGCGGGATCGTTGTATCTGCAGCAATGCTCGACACTGGAAACTTCGTTCTCATGAGCATGGATTCTATTGTATGGGCAAGCTTCGACAATCCGACCGACAACATCTTGCCTACACAGATACTGGGACTAGACAAAAATCTTACATCTCGTCTAATTGAGACCGACTATTCGAGGGGAAGGTTCTTATTCAATTTACAGAGCGATGGgaattttgttttttatcctaTTGCTCTCCCAACAGAATACCGTTACTCTCCTTATTGGGCTAGCAATACATATGAGAGGGGTTCCCAGCTGGTCTTCAATTCATCAGGCCGCATTTACATCAAGCTGAGAGATGGAGGTTCGCAAGATCTTGCACCGGCCAACGAAGTTCCAACAATGGAATTCTATCAGAGAGCAACGTTCGATTTTGATGGAGTGTTCAGGCAATATCTCCGGCCAAAGACCCAATTCAGCGATGGTAGATGGGCCATGTCATGGTCTGTTGCGTGGTTCTTGCCATCGGACATGTGCTTCATAGAGTTTGGTATTTTGGGTTCCGGAGCTTGTGGGTTGAACAGCTACTGCAAGATGGATGAGAATCAAAGGCCGAGCTGTCATTGTCCACCTGGGTATTCCTTCTTGGATCCAAACAACAAATACAAAGGGTGCGAACAAGACTTCCGTCTGCAGAATTgtagtcaagaatctcaagacaGATCGAAAGAAGAGCCTCAGTACCAGATGATAGAGATGCTTAACACCGACTGGAAGCAGTCGGACTATGAAAAATATAGTCATGTAAATGAAGACCAGTGTCGAGAGTTTTGCTTGAATGATTGTTTATGTATGGCAGCTGCTTTCCGTGACGGAGATTGTTTGAAGAAAAGTGTTCCACTCTCGAACGGGAAGATGGACCCTCGTATTGGAGTTAAGATTCTTGTCAAAGTGTCGAAAAATATTTCCACTCTTCCACCTCCAAGCGTAGATACAGGGAAGAAAGATCGTTCTACTTTGATCCTTGTCGGATCAGTGCTTTTGGGCAGCTCTGTGTTTCTTAATTTCATGTTCTTTTTAGCGATTCTATTGCTCTGTTTCATCTTACAGGGCAGAAAACTTCGGGAAGTTAAGCAAGATTCAACCATGCTGGGAAAGAATCTGCAGTCTTTTTCTTACAAAGAGCTCAAAGAAGCGACTGGTGAATTCAAGGAAGAATTGGGTCGTGGTGCATTTGGTACTGTTTATAAAGGGTCCTTGGTGGTTGATGATTCTACATCTTCCGTTGCAGTCAAGAAGCTAGAGAAGGTGGTCGAAGAAGGCGAGAAGGAATTCATGACAGAAGTGATTGCAATTGGACAGACCCATCACAAGAATCTAGTCCAACTGCTTGGATTCTGTGACGAGGGGCCACACCGGCTTCTTGTCTATGAGTTCATGAGCAATGGGTCTTTATCAAGCTTCCTCTTTGGAGGCTTGAAACCCAAATGGAACCTAAGGATGCAGATTGCACTCGGGATCGCAAGAGGGCTAATGTATTTACATGAGGAGTGCAGCACCCAAATCATACACTGTGATATAAAGCCTTCAAACATACTTCTAGACGACTGTTTGACAGCAAGGATCTCCGACTTTGGATTGGCGAAGCTTTTGAAGACGGATCAGACCCGAACTAGTACAGGCATTAGAGGGACTAGAGGGTATGTGGCGCGTGAATGGTTCATGAACATGCCTATCACGTCGAAGGTCGATGTCTACAGCTTTGGTATTGTGTTGTTGGAGATCATTTGCTGCAGGAAGAATGTTGAATCAAAGCTGGGGAACGAAGAGGAAGAGATACTGGCTGATTGGGTTTACGATTGCTATAGAGAGGAGAGGTTGAATTTGTTAGTGGAAAGCGAAGAAGATGCGATGGTAGACAAACAGAAGCTGGAGAGATTGGTGAAAGTAGCAATTTGGTGTATTCAGGAAGAGCAATCCTTGAGGCCTTCCATGACGAAGGTGACCCAAATGCTTGAAGGAGCAGTCGCTGTTTCAGTGCCTCCTGACCCATCTTCGTCCATTGGCTGA